TCTTTTTCTTCTATCTTTGATAAAACAGGAACGACAGATGAGTTTATCGCTCCTTCGCCAAGAAACCTTCTTAACGAATTGGGTATTCTAAAGGCGATAAAAAACATGTCAGTATAAACGCTTGCACCAAGATGAGAAGCGATAAGTAAATCCCGAACAAAGCCCAGTATTCTGCTTAAAAGCGTAAAAATGGATATGGTTTTTGAGTTTTTAAGCGTTTTTCTTAACGAGAACAACGAATTCGCCCTTTATGGACGGCCTTTTTGAGAGAATGTCAATAACTTCGCTTACTGTTCCAACCAAAAACTCTTCGTGTATCTTTGTCAGCTCTCGTGCAACGACAACTTCCCTTTCGCCCAATGCTTCCTTAACATCAACTAAAGCCTTCAAAACCCTGTTTGGAGACTCATAAAACACTATCGTCGCATCTATATCTGCTTCCTGCAAAGCTTTTCTTCTTTTGGGTGATGTCTTTGGTAAAAATCCCAAAAAGACAAACCTATCCGTTGGAAGGCCGCTTGCACTTAGAGCGGTTATTACGGCACTTACTCCGGGAATTGGGACAACTTCAAGTCCATTATCCCTAAACGCTTTAACAATCCTGTATCCCGGGTCTGAAATTGTGGGCGTTCCTGCATCTGTAATCAAAGCTATGTTTTGCCCATTTTTTGCATCCGTAATTGCCTGATTGATGATTTTTTCAACATAGTAATCGTCGTTGTATTTTATAAGCCTTGTGTCTATTGAATATTTCTCAAACAACCTGCGAGAGTGGTTTGGAGCTTCAGCAAGCACATAATCAACACTCTTTAAAACTTCAACGGCTCGATAGGTTATATCGGCAAGATTGCCTATTGGTGTTGCAACAACAAACAGCTTGCCACTCATAGATTCCTAAAATACTCCCTTATTGCGGGTATATCTGGACAGGGTTTCTCTTCTGGACACCTGCCCCACATACAGGTTGGGCCTGCATTCTCAAATATTATCGGTGCCTTGCTCTTTGCCAGCTTTAGCATCTCGATTGCAGCTTCTCTTATCTCCCACTGAGCCCTTACGCAGCACCTTAAGGAGAAGAAGTGTAAAAGCTCCCGTGCGTTCATTGTTATGACGATGTTTGACACGACTGCCTGCGGAATTACAAAGCGGGCATCTTCCTTTTTTATGCCAAGTTCTATCAGCTTCTCATACAACTCAATTGAGTTTTTAAGGTGTTTTTCGAATAGCTCTTTTGCTTCTCTGTTCTCTTCTATTGACGGCGGAGCTGCAAAGCTGTCTGGTTTGATTTTTGTGTATCTGTGGCTCTGTTGAGAGTAGCTTGCAATTCTGTGTCTTACAAGCTGGTGGGTTGCAACCCTGCTTATGCCTTCTATCAAAAAGGTAAAGTTCACATGCTCTAAAACCGAGTGGTGTCCTGATTTTATAACCCTTCTTAAGATTTTTCTTATCTCTTCATCGTCAAGCTTTAAGGAGTGCGGATTAGAAGAATAACAGACCCTTGCAGCAAAGGCTGCTGTTCTGTCTGGGCCTGGTGTATATTCAATTAAACTCACTCTCATATTTCTCTCTCCATCGCTTTGTGTTTTCAAGTGCAATTTTAGCCTGCAGTTCCCTTTTCATCTTTTTGTTCTTCACTTTACCAACTTCTATGAATCCGAAATTTTCGCTTATTGGCTGAAACTCTCCTTCCTTTGATGTGATGTATCGTATAAGGTCACCAAACATCGTATTTTCGGGTGGCTCTAACATTTTGTTCTTCTTTAATTTAAGTGCAATGTTCATGCCAACATATATGCCGCTTACGGCAGATGCCATATACCCTTCGACACCTGTTATCTGCCCAACAAAGAAGACATTGGATTTTTTCTTTGACTGAAGAAAAACATTCAAAAGTTTTGGTGAATCGATGAATGTATTTCTGTGAAGACTGCCCAACTTTGCAAATTCGACATTTTTAAGTGCCGGAATAAGTCTGAAGATACGCTTCTGCTCTGGGTATGTTAGCTTAGTCTGAAAGCCAACCAAAGA
This genomic stretch from Hippea alviniae EP5-r harbors:
- the thyX gene encoding FAD-dependent thymidylate synthase, translated to MRVSLIEYTPGPDRTAAFAARVCYSSNPHSLKLDDEEIRKILRRVIKSGHHSVLEHVNFTFLIEGISRVATHQLVRHRIASYSQQSHRYTKIKPDSFAAPPSIEENREAKELFEKHLKNSIELYEKLIELGIKKEDARFVIPQAVVSNIVITMNARELLHFFSLRCCVRAQWEIREAAIEMLKLAKSKAPIIFENAGPTCMWGRCPEEKPCPDIPAIREYFRNL
- the rsmI gene encoding 16S rRNA (cytidine(1402)-2'-O)-methyltransferase, which encodes MSGKLFVVATPIGNLADITYRAVEVLKSVDYVLAEAPNHSRRLFEKYSIDTRLIKYNDDYYVEKIINQAITDAKNGQNIALITDAGTPTISDPGYRIVKAFRDNGLEVVPIPGVSAVITALSASGLPTDRFVFLGFLPKTSPKRRKALQEADIDATIVFYESPNRVLKALVDVKEALGEREVVVARELTKIHEEFLVGTVSEVIDILSKRPSIKGEFVVLVKKNA